From Leptospira inadai serovar Lyme str. 10, one genomic window encodes:
- a CDS encoding RNA polymerase sigma factor, with protein sequence MPEKNPIVEVYETNKKSLFVYFYSLTGDFDKADDLVQEVFLILTNDPGKFDPQKGNFYSWAKIVGRNLYFGHRRKTKNVLEGMDMNSIATRLPEEPRIETESITRLSDCLKQLPDHQRKVIDAKYLTRDSLETIGSKLGITKRSVSRRYAEALRNLRNCLKNQGVGL encoded by the coding sequence ATGCCAGAAAAGAATCCAATCGTCGAAGTTTACGAAACCAACAAAAAATCCCTGTTCGTTTATTTCTATTCGTTAACCGGAGATTTTGACAAGGCTGACGATTTGGTGCAGGAGGTTTTCCTAATCCTTACGAACGATCCCGGAAAATTCGATCCGCAAAAGGGAAATTTCTACTCTTGGGCAAAGATCGTAGGTCGTAATCTTTACTTTGGACATCGGCGAAAAACCAAGAACGTATTGGAAGGAATGGATATGAATTCGATCGCAACAAGATTACCCGAGGAACCGCGCATCGAAACCGAGAGTATCACCCGTCTTTCCGATTGTTTAAAGCAACTCCCGGACCATCAACGCAAAGTCATCGATGCAAAATATCTGACTCGCGATAGTTTAGAAACGATCGGTTCCAAATTAGGAATCACGAAACGTTCCGTAAGTAGACGATACGCCGAAGCTTTGCGGAATCTTCGCAATTGCTTAAAGAATCAGGGAGTCGGTCTATGA
- a CDS encoding SpoIIE family protein phosphatase, with protein MSLTQIPKTDSPENYFSVYSHTIRCSSSAGQSGECPYRVAVYLPFCPSGCILLREGSVLESDINLYKRQKQNVSRPRIVPIEAFNEEEHLDLVLSPFAGPRSLRENPILGTFEEIQSVFLLKATRVLFFTSLELFSFVFFIFIYLRRRQDKFNLSFSILNLSLALWYPSYEGWSLYVLDSPWTYIFFGYSVGAFLPILFHEFTRGIFQSPRDKIGTALEIVFFIHSLWPSLEYGLTGGLFLFSRYAFDTFIAVLVLFFIYTTYIFVQYRKTSILSFRWVVSGLVLVATSSFYTVLSFAGIGNAGTWVNESFLGLTLLFSLALAKRYAEVFRALENSQSKLQILNESLESKVEERTRIIELQKTELEQKGKILAKDLSIAGKIQSSLLPRELPVIPHASMAYRYRPMMEVGGDLLDVLYDPKSSTLGMFIGDVTGHGVSAALLASMVKMTLGTWANYLQDPSALLQHIRQQLEGKLDGHFLTATFITVDLRTGHALIANAGHPECLILRKNGQIEFYRPKGVAIYESIPADYQTEVVPLNPGDKVVLYTDGIPDARNSEGDLLGEEYLAEILKQNANLTPEHLCDAVMKAVQAYQGENYSYQHQDDMALLVAEYIG; from the coding sequence GTGTCCTTAACACAAATTCCGAAAACGGATTCTCCGGAAAATTATTTCTCCGTCTATTCCCATACGATTCGATGTTCTTCGTCCGCGGGGCAAAGCGGAGAATGCCCGTATCGAGTCGCGGTATATCTTCCATTCTGTCCCTCGGGCTGCATTCTACTGCGCGAGGGAAGCGTATTGGAATCGGATATAAATTTATACAAACGACAAAAACAGAATGTTTCTAGACCGAGAATCGTGCCGATCGAAGCCTTTAACGAAGAGGAGCACTTGGATCTAGTTTTATCGCCCTTTGCGGGCCCCAGAAGTTTGCGGGAAAACCCGATCTTAGGAACGTTCGAAGAAATCCAGTCCGTTTTTTTATTGAAAGCGACTAGAGTTTTATTCTTCACTTCGTTAGAACTCTTTTCATTCGTCTTTTTTATATTTATTTACTTAAGGAGAAGGCAGGACAAATTTAATCTCTCGTTTTCGATCCTGAATTTATCCTTAGCGTTATGGTATCCGTCTTACGAGGGCTGGAGCTTATATGTACTCGATTCGCCATGGACTTATATTTTCTTCGGATATTCCGTGGGCGCTTTTTTGCCGATCCTCTTTCATGAATTCACTCGCGGAATTTTTCAATCTCCAAGGGATAAGATCGGGACAGCATTGGAGATTGTTTTTTTCATCCATAGCCTCTGGCCTTCGTTGGAGTACGGACTCACCGGAGGGTTGTTTCTTTTCAGTCGATACGCTTTCGATACGTTCATAGCCGTTCTAGTTTTATTCTTCATCTATACGACCTACATATTCGTACAATATCGTAAAACCAGCATCTTGTCCTTTCGTTGGGTCGTTTCGGGATTAGTTTTGGTGGCGACGTCCTCCTTTTACACCGTCCTTTCGTTTGCAGGAATCGGCAACGCAGGCACTTGGGTAAATGAAAGCTTTTTAGGGTTGACGCTTCTATTCAGTCTCGCACTTGCAAAACGTTATGCCGAGGTGTTTAGAGCTTTAGAAAATTCTCAAAGCAAATTGCAAATATTAAACGAATCACTCGAATCTAAAGTAGAGGAGAGAACCCGCATAATCGAATTGCAAAAAACCGAGTTGGAGCAAAAAGGAAAAATATTGGCAAAAGACCTTTCTATCGCAGGAAAGATCCAATCCTCCCTGCTTCCTAGAGAACTTCCGGTCATTCCTCACGCTTCTATGGCGTACCGTTATCGACCGATGATGGAAGTAGGAGGCGATTTATTGGACGTTCTCTATGACCCGAAATCTTCGACGTTGGGAATGTTCATCGGAGACGTGACCGGACACGGAGTTTCCGCAGCTTTACTTGCGTCGATGGTAAAAATGACGTTAGGAACTTGGGCAAACTATCTACAGGACCCGTCCGCGTTATTGCAGCATATACGACAGCAATTGGAAGGAAAGTTGGATGGACATTTTTTGACCGCTACGTTTATCACCGTAGATTTAAGGACAGGCCACGCCCTAATCGCGAACGCCGGACACCCGGAATGTTTGATTTTACGAAAGAACGGGCAAATAGAATTCTATCGACCGAAAGGAGTGGCAATCTACGAGTCCATTCCCGCCGACTATCAAACCGAGGTGGTTCCTTTAAATCCGGGAGATAAAGTGGTCCTCTACACCGACGGAATTCCTGACGCAAGAAATTCCGAGGGAGATTTGCTGGGAGAGGAATACCTCGCGGAAATATTAAAACAAAATGCAAACTTAACTCCCGAGCATTTATGCGATGCCGTTATGAAAGCCGTACAAGCGTATCAAGGGGAAAACTATTCCTATCAGCATCAGGATGATATGGCCTTACTTGTCGCGGAATATATCGGATAG
- a CDS encoding DUF2147 domain-containing protein, with amino-acid sequence MRKILILSIALAAFLVSDGIFADPLPVVGKWKTIDDEDGTEKSVVEVYEQGGKIYAKIVSLRDPVDKDGKPKVCTKCEGVDKDKPVVGLVIMKGLSADGDEFTGGTIMDPNNGKTYKCKIKAVEGGKKLNVRGFIGFSLIGRTQTWIKK; translated from the coding sequence ATGAGAAAAATACTCATTCTTTCTATTGCCTTGGCTGCATTTCTTGTTTCGGACGGGATTTTTGCGGATCCTCTTCCCGTTGTAGGGAAGTGGAAGACGATCGACGATGAGGACGGTACCGAAAAATCGGTCGTAGAAGTCTACGAACAAGGCGGGAAGATTTATGCTAAGATTGTCAGCCTAAGGGATCCGGTCGATAAGGACGGAAAACCGAAGGTTTGTACAAAATGCGAGGGCGTCGATAAGGATAAGCCTGTCGTCGGACTAGTCATCATGAAAGGCCTTTCTGCGGATGGGGACGAATTTACCGGCGGTACGATTATGGATCCGAACAACGGAAAAACGTATAAATGCAAAATAAAAGCCGTTGAAGGCGGAAAAAAACTGAACGTGCGCGGATTCATCGGGTTTTCGTTGATAGGGCGCACTCAAACTTGGATTAAAAAATAA
- a CDS encoding formylglycine-generating enzyme family protein, which produces MIAPHIMGNPDANKPCKGKKIPNMKCIPAGDFIRGSNQYESDERPENNVYISDFFMDTYEVTNADFDKCTAAGKCKDCLQNVTCDFIGPKYGDPYLKPKQPVVGVSWYTAKEYCEWVGKRLPTEAEWEKAARGPNGNLYPWGNKPATCKNAVINVKKHKGCAQEILDPPNLMPTSEVGTRAPGVYGLYDMAGNSWEWVQDWYAPSYAACGEDCKGVDPQGPCQGQEPCPGYDKKVLKGGSWWWSAYYARGSKRRAHIPQNFPEYHHFGFRCAKDSDE; this is translated from the coding sequence ATGATAGCCCCTCATATCATGGGTAATCCGGACGCGAATAAGCCGTGCAAAGGAAAGAAAATTCCGAATATGAAATGCATCCCGGCAGGGGATTTTATCCGGGGTAGTAACCAATACGAGTCGGATGAAAGGCCCGAAAACAACGTGTATATCAGCGATTTTTTTATGGATACGTACGAAGTCACGAATGCCGACTTCGACAAATGCACCGCCGCGGGAAAATGCAAGGATTGCCTTCAAAACGTAACCTGCGATTTTATAGGCCCGAAATACGGAGATCCATACCTCAAACCTAAACAACCCGTTGTCGGAGTTAGCTGGTATACCGCAAAGGAATATTGCGAATGGGTGGGGAAACGCTTGCCGACCGAGGCTGAATGGGAAAAGGCGGCCCGCGGACCTAACGGAAATCTGTATCCTTGGGGAAATAAGCCCGCCACTTGCAAGAACGCAGTCATCAACGTAAAAAAACATAAGGGTTGTGCGCAGGAAATATTGGATCCTCCGAACCTCATGCCGACTTCCGAGGTGGGGACTAGAGCTCCCGGAGTGTACGGACTTTACGATATGGCGGGAAATTCCTGGGAATGGGTGCAGGATTGGTATGCTCCAAGTTATGCGGCCTGCGGAGAAGATTGTAAAGGTGTCGACCCGCAAGGACCTTGCCAAGGCCAAGAGCCCTGTCCTGGGTATGATAAAAAGGTGTTAAAAGGAGGATCCTGGTGGTGGTCCGCCTATTACGCAAGGGGTTCCAAGCGTAGGGCACATATCCCTCAGAACTTCCCGGAATACCACCATTTCGGCTTCCGATGCGCAAAGGATTCGGATGAATAA
- a CDS encoding DUF2147 domain-containing protein, protein MKRVFNTSYLILLFLISGSLFAQPLPVTGSWKTINEQGKEESVVEIYEQGGKIFGKVTSLAEPNDKDGKPARCTECDGPEKNKPVLGMVIINGLSPDGDKWSGGRILDPNDGVWYKCFLRSVEGGKKLEVRGYVGFSLLGRTQYWVKK, encoded by the coding sequence ATGAAACGAGTTTTTAATACGTCATATTTGATTCTATTATTTCTGATCTCGGGAAGCCTATTCGCGCAACCTTTGCCCGTAACCGGGTCCTGGAAGACGATTAATGAGCAAGGAAAAGAGGAATCCGTAGTGGAAATCTACGAACAGGGCGGGAAAATTTTCGGAAAGGTTACGAGTTTGGCGGAACCGAACGATAAGGACGGAAAACCCGCGAGATGTACCGAATGCGACGGTCCGGAAAAGAACAAACCGGTATTGGGTATGGTAATCATAAACGGTTTATCCCCCGACGGCGATAAATGGAGCGGCGGCCGTATTCTAGATCCTAACGACGGCGTGTGGTATAAATGCTTTCTCCGGTCGGTCGAGGGCGGAAAAAAATTGGAAGTCCGGGGTTACGTGGGTTTTTCCCTGTTAGGCAGGACTCAGTACTGGGTAAAAAAATAA
- a CDS encoding EamA family transporter, with protein MEQRFAMKQFKNEGALILCTLVWGGTFTATKLSLVSVSPSLFLGIRFAIASAVFLIYALLRKPAKEFYGEAKKLRLWLPVLLGFWMFLGFACQTIGLKFTTATKSGFLTGTLVVITPILQTVFFRRIPNAGNLLGVIIVMLGLFFLSFDPEAGNEQLSFQFHWGDFITIGGAFFFSLYILLMDRVSREVSMQTLLLSQTLTTSILSFLLAFGLDFLGWETLMWHWETGVLPALVYNGLISSVGTTFLQTKYQKAVTPTRAGLIFSLEPVFSAVIAYYTLGERMQFVGLLGCGLVMTGVLFAELFGASKERIS; from the coding sequence ATGGAACAAAGATTTGCGATGAAGCAATTCAAAAATGAGGGAGCTCTCATACTATGTACGTTGGTGTGGGGAGGGACGTTTACGGCGACAAAACTGAGCCTAGTTTCCGTTTCTCCGTCCCTTTTTTTGGGGATTCGGTTTGCCATCGCCTCGGCGGTATTTTTAATTTATGCCTTGCTACGGAAACCCGCGAAAGAATTTTACGGAGAAGCGAAAAAGCTTCGGCTGTGGCTCCCTGTTCTTTTGGGATTTTGGATGTTTCTCGGATTCGCTTGCCAAACGATCGGTTTAAAATTTACGACGGCGACAAAGTCGGGATTTTTAACCGGAACATTAGTCGTCATAACTCCTATCCTTCAAACCGTCTTTTTTCGCCGAATTCCCAATGCGGGAAATTTACTGGGCGTAATCATCGTTATGCTGGGTTTGTTCTTTCTCTCCTTCGATCCCGAGGCGGGTAACGAGCAGTTATCCTTTCAGTTTCATTGGGGGGATTTCATAACCATAGGAGGAGCTTTTTTCTTTTCACTTTATATTCTCCTAATGGATAGGGTAAGCCGGGAAGTTTCGATGCAAACCCTTCTTTTATCGCAAACGTTAACTACGAGCATACTTTCGTTTCTGCTGGCGTTCGGGTTGGATTTTCTGGGATGGGAGACTTTGATGTGGCATTGGGAAACCGGAGTGCTGCCCGCTTTGGTTTATAACGGTTTGATTTCTTCCGTCGGAACTACGTTTTTACAAACGAAATATCAAAAAGCGGTAACTCCGACGAGGGCGGGCTTGATCTTTTCATTGGAGCCGGTCTTCTCCGCGGTGATCGCATATTACACTTTAGGCGAACGTATGCAATTTGTCGGTTTACTCGGATGCGGTTTGGTAATGACCGGAGTATTGTTTGCGGAATTATTCGGGGCCTCCAAGGAAAGAATCTCCTAA
- a CDS encoding M14 family zinc carboxypeptidase, whose translation MPPVHLPLRFRLFLIPFGCSILFSFVSCLYRTTIPARPLNDSGKTALLRVDRGAKEEFLRITDYRVPFTFEEKDSYYAVLSRTALKQYGFPKSGISIVNKYPFKYYSGNYQDLINESIFALGDVKKGYKDDSLNFHYLYWTTKLFPGQASFEVIGKSARGSDIFAILLTDTRLSDDGKVSVLFNCAHHSNEVISVEHCYDVIYGILSSKKEYADALSKLKIWVVPIVNPDGAKVFWHDTIAMGRKNGAPGYGPILEKDNPGVDINRNYPFFWGKTNSNQTSSIPASTFYRGPGPASEPETKAMIALAEKERFVGSISYHAYANCILVPYSIDDTKNPDPDLTWDLGKRIASEIRSYNPDKSFQARKNIYGVDGVDQDYFFFKYGTLAYLLETSHSNPPYSDVPKIVESMRPAWTLLLEEILEGNKIFFRIRDESGHPLSVNVIYENQTFFQNETRSSRPRDGLFFQSFPSLRKIRIRLERDGYETLYWEGPTWKSWKAVDLVLKKLR comes from the coding sequence TTGCCTCCGGTGCATCTCCCGCTACGATTTCGCTTATTCCTCATTCCTTTCGGATGTTCGATCCTTTTCTCATTCGTTTCCTGTCTATATCGAACGACGATACCCGCCCGCCCTCTGAACGATTCCGGTAAGACCGCTTTGCTAAGAGTGGATCGAGGGGCCAAGGAAGAGTTTCTTCGAATCACCGACTATCGCGTTCCGTTTACCTTCGAAGAGAAGGATTCGTATTATGCGGTACTCTCCAGGACAGCGCTTAAACAATACGGTTTTCCGAAAAGCGGTATATCGATCGTAAACAAATATCCGTTTAAATACTATTCCGGAAATTATCAGGATTTAATCAACGAATCCATTTTCGCTCTCGGTGACGTAAAAAAGGGGTATAAGGATGATTCTTTAAATTTTCATTATCTATACTGGACGACGAAGTTATTTCCCGGTCAAGCGTCGTTCGAAGTGATAGGAAAATCGGCCAGAGGTTCGGACATTTTTGCGATCCTATTGACCGATACCCGCCTTTCGGACGACGGAAAAGTTTCCGTTCTTTTCAATTGCGCTCATCATTCTAACGAAGTGATTTCCGTCGAACATTGCTACGACGTGATATACGGAATTTTATCCTCTAAAAAAGAGTATGCGGACGCTCTTTCGAAGCTGAAGATCTGGGTCGTGCCGATCGTGAATCCGGATGGAGCCAAAGTTTTTTGGCACGATACCATCGCCATGGGAAGAAAAAACGGTGCTCCGGGTTACGGGCCTATTTTAGAAAAGGATAACCCAGGTGTCGATATTAATCGGAATTACCCTTTTTTTTGGGGGAAGACGAACTCCAATCAGACTTCCTCGATTCCTGCCAGTACGTTTTATCGCGGGCCTGGTCCGGCTTCGGAGCCGGAAACCAAGGCGATGATAGCTTTGGCCGAAAAAGAAAGATTTGTCGGTTCGATTAGCTATCACGCTTATGCGAATTGCATTTTGGTTCCTTATTCCATTGACGATACGAAAAATCCCGATCCCGATCTTACTTGGGATCTAGGAAAAAGGATCGCGTCGGAAATCCGCAGTTATAACCCCGACAAGTCGTTTCAGGCGAGAAAAAATATTTATGGAGTCGATGGAGTCGATCAGGATTATTTTTTCTTTAAATACGGAACTCTCGCCTATCTTTTGGAAACGTCCCATTCCAACCCTCCTTATTCCGACGTTCCCAAGATCGTCGAATCGATGCGCCCCGCTTGGACTTTGTTGCTGGAGGAAATTTTGGAAGGAAACAAAATCTTTTTCCGGATTCGCGATGAGAGCGGACATCCTTTATCAGTTAACGTAATATATGAGAATCAAACGTTCTTTCAAAATGAAACCCGCTCTTCCCGTCCTAGAGACGGACTATTCTTTCAATCGTTTCCTTCTCTGCGAAAGATACGAATTCGTCTGGAAAGGGACGGTTATGAGACTTTATATTGGGAAGGGCCGACTTGGAAATCCTGGAAAGCGGTGGATTTGGTCTTGAAGAAGCTAAGATAA
- a CDS encoding ankyrin repeat domain-containing protein, whose product MKKNSSIIIGIIIMLFSSFFQMSCATMFLRCAGCTISEAYSDPTALKLVKAAVGGDSKKVAELVKEGANPNHLEPDKVPMLLWTICGQNVEGFEALLKAGADPNLGGTGHGRGQGNQGGDGVSIVYERWSAMTFAAGDPDSRFLKLAIQYGGDLNSEKRGKKAVAGTGLPLIRAAFEGLFDNIKLLVESGADINIHTETDSAPEMAIGVRGRFDIAIWFLEHGYTYNLLGLAKTAEGRAVTRNQPYKEKFIDMLTEKGIQFPVTDVYKELHKYRELPPGAMQDIVYGRKGCRDFPLKPGRYNDRTCWGGEMPSGSRKQQNDI is encoded by the coding sequence ATGAAAAAGAATTCAAGTATAATCATCGGGATCATCATCATGTTATTTTCATCCTTTTTTCAAATGTCCTGTGCCACGATGTTTCTTCGTTGTGCGGGTTGTACGATTAGCGAAGCCTATAGCGATCCAACCGCTTTAAAATTAGTGAAAGCGGCAGTTGGAGGGGACAGTAAGAAAGTAGCGGAGTTAGTAAAGGAAGGGGCGAATCCGAATCACTTGGAACCGGACAAGGTGCCGATGCTACTTTGGACGATTTGTGGGCAGAATGTAGAAGGTTTTGAAGCTTTACTGAAAGCGGGAGCGGACCCTAATTTGGGCGGAACAGGTCATGGGCGGGGGCAAGGAAACCAAGGAGGGGATGGGGTAAGCATTGTTTACGAACGTTGGTCGGCGATGACTTTTGCGGCAGGAGATCCAGATTCTCGTTTTTTAAAATTGGCAATCCAATATGGAGGGGATTTAAATTCAGAAAAAAGAGGAAAGAAAGCGGTAGCTGGAACAGGATTGCCTCTTATTAGAGCGGCTTTCGAAGGCTTATTTGACAATATCAAACTTTTAGTCGAATCAGGAGCCGATATCAATATTCATACAGAAACCGATTCTGCCCCCGAGATGGCCATTGGAGTGCGCGGTCGTTTTGATATAGCGATTTGGTTTTTAGAGCATGGCTATACGTATAATCTTCTTGGTTTAGCGAAGACGGCGGAAGGAAGGGCGGTAACTAGAAATCAGCCATATAAGGAAAAGTTCATTGATATGCTAACGGAAAAAGGGATTCAATTTCCAGTAACTGATGTGTATAAAGAACTTCACAAATACCGGGAACTCCCGCCTGGAGCGATGCAGGATATTGTGTATGGCAGAAAGGGTTGTCGAGATTTTCCTTTAAAGCCAGGTCGATACAATGATAGAACTTGTTGGGGTGGAGAAATGCCATCTGGTTCTAGAAAACAACAGAATGATATATGA
- a CDS encoding lipase family protein, which translates to MADISNIKEIGLKTENIANQIERDRQFASITGDAEMMAKANAKEQNFRSAVMSEASYLDYNSKEPAMQEKVKAMNEALQKIGVSHVGEDEMRKTGIPQNVIDKFKDAESGMHAELFKYADENGKTKYTVAFRGTEFDLFSTESWKDIGTDIANALGFKTEQYKRAAELAKALSQTTIGSSLDFTGHSLGAGLATMAASMNKSYTATTFNAANVSERVVVGLDGSLSGIENRVNSIYLKGEIVSNIQYNSVQAGIDWALQALGTSYRYNSLIQESPGNRIPIIGILNGQPKTWQGYVNPLTSFQLHGNSAVIDSLYNHYMNRQDY; encoded by the coding sequence TTGGCAGATATTTCCAATATCAAGGAAATAGGATTAAAAACTGAGAATATAGCCAATCAAATTGAAAGAGATCGTCAGTTTGCCTCTATCACAGGTGATGCGGAGATGATGGCAAAAGCGAACGCCAAAGAGCAGAACTTCCGGTCAGCCGTAATGTCGGAAGCTTCGTATTTAGATTACAATTCAAAAGAACCGGCGATGCAAGAGAAGGTGAAGGCAATGAACGAAGCCTTACAAAAAATAGGAGTTTCTCATGTAGGCGAAGACGAGATGCGTAAAACAGGAATACCGCAGAACGTGATCGATAAATTTAAAGATGCGGAATCCGGAATGCATGCAGAATTATTTAAATATGCGGATGAAAACGGAAAAACGAAATACACAGTCGCCTTTAGAGGAACAGAATTTGACCTATTCTCCACAGAAAGCTGGAAGGATATCGGAACAGATATTGCCAATGCTTTAGGGTTTAAGACCGAGCAATATAAAAGGGCAGCCGAATTAGCGAAGGCACTATCCCAGACTACCATCGGTAGCAGCCTTGATTTTACAGGCCATTCGTTAGGCGCTGGATTGGCGACGATGGCGGCTAGTATGAATAAATCATACACTGCGACTACCTTCAATGCAGCCAATGTGAGTGAGAGAGTAGTTGTGGGCTTAGATGGTTCTCTGTCCGGAATAGAAAACCGAGTGAATTCTATTTATTTGAAAGGTGAAATTGTATCGAATATCCAATACAATAGTGTACAAGCGGGTATCGATTGGGCTCTGCAAGCGTTGGGAACGAGCTATCGTTATAATTCGTTAATCCAGGAATCTCCCGGGAATCGAATTCCAATAATAGGAATTTTGAATGGGCAACCCAAGACTTGGCAAGGGTACGTGAACCCGTTAACTTCATTCCAATTACACGGAAATTCAGCGGTAATAGATAGCTTGTATAATCACTATATGAATAGGCAAGATTATTGA
- a CDS encoding MarR family winged helix-turn-helix transcriptional regulator, translating to MKGDYVIHLLSRTRDRIQKFLGRELEKQGIQDIAPAHAGVLFVLSKNGAMRMSELATILDRTNSTATALLDKMEEFGYVIRTKLDPDERVTTADLTEKGKRSVEKVIKASKITLNKLYKGLDETEKAEFVRLLSKIHANFEI from the coding sequence ATGAAAGGGGATTATGTAATTCATCTATTATCCAGGACTCGGGATAGAATTCAAAAATTTCTCGGGCGAGAATTGGAAAAACAAGGGATTCAGGATATAGCTCCGGCCCATGCAGGAGTCCTTTTCGTATTGAGCAAGAATGGAGCGATGAGAATGAGTGAGTTGGCTACGATCCTGGATCGAACGAATTCGACGGCAACCGCACTTTTGGATAAGATGGAAGAATTCGGTTACGTAATTAGGACAAAACTCGATCCGGATGAGCGGGTCACCACCGCGGATTTAACCGAAAAAGGGAAACGATCGGTGGAAAAAGTTATAAAAGCTTCTAAAATCACTTTAAATAAATTGTATAAAGGTTTGGACGAAACCGAAAAAGCTGAATTCGTGCGATTACTTTCCAAAATCCATGCAAATTTCGAAATTTGA
- a CDS encoding glucose 1-dehydrogenase, which yields MSKNKTAVITGSARGIGKEIGRIFAERGLNVIISDLDQGNCEKTAYELKTSTGGPVLGKACDVRSKEQNKSLGEFALEHFDSLDIWVNNAGVVEDDLLIRLSEEKWNLVQDVCLKGAFLGTQTAAKIMLKAKKGRIINVGSVSGFYGNGGQSNYSSAKAGLMALTKSSARELASRNITVNCVAAGFIANGFAPNLSEEIRNSILNTIPLKIDRNPEEAVASAVYFLASEEADWITGTTLRVDGGMMIGF from the coding sequence ATGTCTAAGAATAAAACAGCGGTGATTACCGGTTCTGCGCGCGGAATCGGTAAAGAAATCGGACGAATTTTCGCGGAACGGGGTCTTAACGTAATTATCTCCGATCTAGACCAAGGAAATTGCGAGAAGACTGCCTATGAATTAAAGACATCGACCGGAGGACCAGTCCTAGGAAAAGCTTGCGATGTTCGATCCAAAGAACAAAACAAATCGTTAGGAGAATTTGCTTTAGAACATTTCGATTCTCTTGATATCTGGGTCAATAATGCCGGAGTCGTAGAGGACGATCTTTTGATTCGACTCAGCGAAGAAAAATGGAATTTAGTACAGGATGTCTGTTTAAAAGGGGCTTTTTTAGGAACGCAAACTGCGGCTAAAATCATGCTCAAAGCCAAGAAAGGAAGAATCATCAACGTAGGATCCGTTTCGGGATTTTACGGGAATGGAGGACAGAGTAATTATTCTTCGGCCAAAGCGGGCCTGATGGCACTCACTAAATCATCCGCAAGAGAATTAGCATCTCGTAATATAACGGTAAATTGCGTTGCGGCCGGTTTTATCGCGAATGGATTCGCCCCGAACCTTTCGGAAGAAATAAGGAATTCTATCTTAAATACAATACCATTAAAGATAGATAGAAATCCGGAAGAGGCGGTTGCATCTGCAGTGTATTTCCTAGCATCCGAAGAGGCTGACTGGATCACTGGTACAACCTTAAGGGTAGACGGAGGAATGATGATCGGATTTTAG